The Ferrimicrobium sp. genomic sequence CAATCCGACATCTGAGCCATACGACTCCTCAACTCGTGACCATCGACGAGGCAAACGAAGCGCCACCATCGGCATCATACTCCATCACTCATCATTATCGTCGGTCAAGCCACCCGCCGGGCGGCTTGACCGACTAGCGCCATAGCGGTAGCTACCGCCCAACATTCGCCTTGCTACTCGACGGACGCTATCAGACAGCTGATCGCAGCCGCTCCTCATGGATGCTCTTGGCATGGGTGCGCATCGGGTTCAGCAGCACCCAAAGAAAGCCGGCAGCCACCCATACCCCTACGATAATGATGGCCTTGATCGCGTCGGTCGCTCCGCTTCCACCACCAGCAATCGCAAGGTAGACCACACCGGCTAACTCGACAATATTCATCAACAGCCCGAGACCAGGAACGATCTTGTGCTTCACAAGGTGCGTATCGTGACGAGATGCGAACGCCACCAACGTGATCGCGCAGGTAATCCCATAGACCAAGAAGGTACCAATATTCGAGGCCAGCGTGATCTGGGTGAGGTTATCGACCGTGTGGACGCCATAGATCCCGATCAAGGCGGAGACGCCAGCGAGGATCCAAACACCTGCCGCCGGCGTGGCGAACTTGCCATGGAGGATACCGAGCAAGGATGGGAGTTCCTTGTCTCTTGCCATGGAGTACGAGAGGCGTACGGCCGTATTCATGCAGGCCAAGGTCGTGCCGAGAAGTGCGAGTAGCACCGTGAAGGCCACCACTAGCGCGACCGCCTCCCCTCCACCGCCAAAGAGTCGATCCACAACATTGGTCACCAGTGTGCCAATCGGCGCAGAGTCATTCCCGGCCGCTGCATAAGGTGCTCCGTGGACGCCTGCCATGGTTGCCTTGCCAAGCACGAAATCACTCGAAAAGTATTCAAGCAGGTAACAGAAACCTCCCTGAATCGCCAGGGCGATCAGTACCCCTCGTTGGATATCCCGCTCGGGCTTCATGGCCTCTGCTCCGAGTGAGGTGATGGACTCGAAACCCACCAACAACAGAATCGCGATGGTTGACTGATAGAGGAGGTTGATAAAATCGTGAGGCAGCAGCACCCCTCCAGCATTCGGCTGGACATACCCGGCATGCGGGTAACTGATCCGGTAGACGATGAAAATCGCGCTGATGGCGACCAGCGTCACGATCTGCACCACGTTGATCCCAAGGGCCACCATGGTCGAGCCAGTGATGCCACGATAGGCGACATAGCCTACCAAAGCCGACGATACGATAGCGATCAATGAAAGAACGGGCCAACCTAGTTGGCTCCCATGATCGAGGTCGGACCAGATGTAGCCAACGATGGTGGCGATGAAGGCGATCATGATCCCGGGGTAGATCCAATAGTACAGATGACTGATCCAGCCAAAGGCCAGTTTGGCCGGGCGTGCCAGTCGGCGATGCAGCTCTGATCTCTTGTCGAGAAAAGCAGCCTCTGCAAAATAGTAGGTTGATCCGGTGCCCGCATTCGGGTAGATCTTGGCAAGTTGCGAGTAACTCCAGGCGGTGAACATCGCCAATACGAATGCGAAGAGCAACCCGGTCCACATCGCAGACCCGGTGGCAGCACCATGGTTGGTCTGGGCAGCTTGCTCTTGAAACGTTGTCCACAGAAATGCGCCTGGAGCGATAAGGGCCATTCCATTAACGGTTACTCCCGTCAACGACAGTGACCGTTTGAACTCCGGTGACGAGCCCGGTGGACCTAGATCCGGTGACATTGTTTTTCCCCTTCCCCCCCAACACCGCGTTGAGGTTTGCGCCGATCCTACTCATCCGTTGTTACACCGATGTTTCAGCTCAATGAAGCGTTGTTACACCACCGAAAGCACTGCGATGACGCAGCGGCTGGCTAGCTAGCGAGAACCGAGGTACTTCTGTCACCCGAAGAGGATGGCACTCGAAGCAGGTCCCATCCTCTTGTCCTCAGCAGGAGTACTGCGACATGACTACAAGAGATCCGCATAAGGAGCGAACAACAAGCTCGTTTGCTCGCTAACGGGCCTGATCTTCTCCTATCTCGGGGTTGGGCAGATGCTCGACCAACGTCCCATCGGTCATGGCAAAGGTGCCACACCTATCGCGGGCCCACCAGAGGGAGGGCGAACGAGAACTCGCTCGCGCCAGGCGCCGGAGCCACGTGTGCCGAGATCCACCCAGTGCATCACTGGACATCGATCAGGAATATTCGTTCGTCAAAACCACCGTGCGTTCTACGTTTGGTGACCCGTAGTGCTTCAAGCTGATCCCAGGTCGCATGGTGCGATCCTAGGAGTGCATGAATCACCTCAAGTATGTCACTGAGCTCCTCAAGGCAGGGGTCATCAAGGTACTCGCTTATCTCCTCTTGTAGCTTTTGCCGCAACGCCAACGTCATCTCTGACTCGCGTAGAACCCGAGTAACCGCATGCCTCCCACTTGCATCAATGATCGTGGGCACGTTATCGCGTACCAGTTTGGGAGCATCACGCATCAGCGACCCGCCAATCGGTACCCATTATCGTCGCCACCAGTCTCACCTCACGCCCACCAATCCTGCCAGACCTGAC encodes the following:
- a CDS encoding nucleoside triphosphate pyrophosphohydrolase, which encodes MRDAPKLVRDNVPTIIDASGRHAVTRVLRESEMTLALRQKLQEEISEYLDDPCLEELSDILEVIHALLGSHHATWDQLEALRVTKRRTHGGFDERIFLIDVQ
- a CDS encoding APC family permease is translated as MSPDLGPPGSSPEFKRSLSLTGVTVNGMALIAPGAFLWTTFQEQAAQTNHGAATGSAMWTGLLFAFVLAMFTAWSYSQLAKIYPNAGTGSTYYFAEAAFLDKRSELHRRLARPAKLAFGWISHLYYWIYPGIMIAFIATIVGYIWSDLDHGSQLGWPVLSLIAIVSSALVGYVAYRGITGSTMVALGINVVQIVTLVAISAIFIVYRISYPHAGYVQPNAGGVLLPHDFINLLYQSTIAILLLVGFESITSLGAEAMKPERDIQRGVLIALAIQGGFCYLLEYFSSDFVLGKATMAGVHGAPYAAAGNDSAPIGTLVTNVVDRLFGGGGEAVALVVAFTVLLALLGTTLACMNTAVRLSYSMARDKELPSLLGILHGKFATPAAGVWILAGVSALIGIYGVHTVDNLTQITLASNIGTFLVYGITCAITLVAFASRHDTHLVKHKIVPGLGLLMNIVELAGVVYLAIAGGGSGATDAIKAIIIVGVWVAAGFLWVLLNPMRTHAKSIHEERLRSAV